The following are encoded in a window of Ruminiclostridium herbifermentans genomic DNA:
- a CDS encoding recombinase family protein has product MMQRHMPMGYKMVNGNIEIQEEQAEIIKRIFMDYINGKSMIAIAKELTAMNVLNANKKPNWNHGSVGKILQNVKYQGDNLYPKLIEKDIFTKTQQRRTAKEAELGRTQQIYAMRNQTVFSGKIRCGECGEPYRKYIEHAGKPSEKIKWKCKKYIFQNEVCCKNQFYTDSQLMDIFIAATNELIKKKWLLEKVPKKKPLKMTLELRQTENRIKELEQEQLFSSLELAELVFKRAELIYKDLKIDDHKSNTEKIKEALAGIEKITEFDEELFEAIIKQITVYQDTKVDVEYINGTIISRSIENSGKDEKHGSDEKDSSNNTASNKIRQACKSRAEKA; this is encoded by the coding sequence ATGATGCAGAGGCATATGCCGATGGGCTACAAAATGGTAAACGGCAATATAGAAATACAGGAAGAACAAGCTGAAATTATTAAAAGAATATTTATGGATTACATCAATGGAAAATCAATGATTGCCATTGCAAAAGAGCTGACTGCAATGAATGTTCTCAATGCCAATAAAAAGCCAAATTGGAATCATGGATCAGTCGGAAAAATACTGCAAAATGTCAAATACCAAGGAGATAACCTTTATCCCAAACTCATAGAAAAAGATATATTTACAAAGACACAGCAGAGAAGGACAGCCAAAGAGGCTGAGCTTGGAAGAACACAGCAGATTTATGCCATGCGAAACCAGACAGTTTTCAGTGGTAAAATCAGATGTGGAGAATGCGGTGAACCTTATAGAAAATATATCGAACATGCAGGAAAGCCATCAGAGAAAATAAAGTGGAAATGTAAAAAATATATTTTTCAAAATGAGGTTTGTTGCAAAAATCAATTTTATACTGATAGCCAACTAATGGACATATTTATAGCTGCCACAAATGAGCTAATAAAGAAGAAGTGGCTACTGGAAAAGGTACCTAAGAAGAAGCCACTGAAAATGACCCTTGAACTCAGGCAGACAGAAAACCGAATAAAAGAACTGGAACAAGAACAACTCTTTTCCTCACTTGAGCTTGCAGAACTGGTTTTCAAGCGGGCAGAGCTTATATATAAAGACTTAAAGATAGATGATCATAAAAGCAATACTGAGAAAATAAAAGAAGCATTAGCCGGTATAGAAAAAATAACCGAATTCGATGAAGAACTGTTTGAAGCCATTATCAAACAAATTACCGTATACCAAGATACCAAAGTAGATGTGGAATATATAAACGGAACAATTATATCAAGGAGTATAGAAAACAGTGGAAAGGATGAAAAGCATGGCAGTGACGAAAAAGACAGTAGCAATAATACCGCCTCAAATAAAATACGACAGGCATGTAAGAGTAGAGCAGAAAAAGCTTAG
- a CDS encoding radical SAM/SPASM domain-containing protein has product MKNEINYKEYYEEIKNQYPVINEGVRLHFWPDKTCVSARAPDHKSKIRLYNSSTITVNSNAIKLLELCDGIRTTQQIVDNIRNMDGINDNSLEEKITKFLYNASNEYSHISFLPARAKERVDLVSTGSKEHYFPTHFVLEPTNSCNLKCKHCYRLNGQYEKQELSLDEIKDVIDQMNNLGAFVVEVTGGECTLHKNFTEIIEYAYPRMNVLGVLTNGMNINEEMVEKLNPYKDKLLWSISLDSCDEQYHDSFRGIKGAFNKTCEGIRLLAKNDHCVRVSMSITSDNIDHIKDTIDFAHNDLKVLTFGYSSILPFGRGADLNNIGFSYEEILKIIDVRKYAEKYPGFVNFYEEGKLKNTLEHSKNCGVGWRSIVIGPNGNVRPCVMIDEEMINFGNIRDERIEDIVKKEIVKKLRNIEMPTEKSCDSCTRVSYCKGCIHRAMGANMERLDKGENQCAWAEKNNVLDYIKNIHTNSCANKSCGL; this is encoded by the coding sequence ATGAAAAACGAAATTAACTACAAGGAATATTATGAAGAAATAAAAAATCAGTATCCAGTAATTAATGAAGGAGTCAGGTTACATTTTTGGCCAGATAAAACTTGTGTAAGTGCAAGAGCTCCGGATCATAAATCAAAGATACGTCTATATAACAGTAGCACAATAACTGTTAACTCTAATGCTATAAAACTGTTGGAATTGTGTGATGGAATAAGGACGACTCAGCAAATAGTTGATAATATTAGAAATATGGATGGAATTAATGATAATTCACTTGAGGAGAAGATAACTAAATTTTTATATAATGCAAGTAACGAGTACTCGCATATATCATTTCTTCCAGCTAGAGCTAAAGAGAGAGTTGATTTGGTAAGTACAGGCAGTAAGGAACACTATTTTCCAACTCATTTTGTACTTGAGCCAACTAATAGTTGTAATCTTAAGTGTAAACATTGTTACAGATTAAACGGACAATATGAAAAACAGGAACTTTCATTAGACGAAATTAAAGATGTTATTGACCAGATGAACAACTTGGGTGCATTTGTAGTTGAAGTTACAGGTGGGGAATGTACTTTACATAAAAATTTTACGGAAATTATTGAATATGCATATCCTAGAATGAATGTTCTTGGTGTGCTTACTAATGGAATGAATATTAATGAGGAGATGGTTGAAAAACTAAATCCATACAAAGATAAGCTATTATGGAGTATTAGCTTGGATAGTTGTGATGAGCAATACCATGACAGTTTCAGAGGAATAAAAGGAGCTTTTAATAAAACGTGTGAGGGGATTCGGCTATTGGCTAAGAATGATCATTGTGTGAGGGTGTCAATGTCAATAACATCAGACAATATTGACCATATAAAAGATACTATAGACTTTGCCCATAATGATCTTAAAGTATTAACCTTTGGGTATAGTTCTATCTTACCCTTTGGAAGAGGTGCCGACCTTAACAATATAGGATTTTCATATGAAGAAATTCTAAAGATAATAGATGTTAGGAAATACGCAGAAAAATATCCTGGTTTTGTAAATTTTTACGAAGAAGGCAAATTAAAAAATACTTTAGAACATTCTAAAAACTGCGGAGTTGGCTGGAGAAGCATAGTTATCGGTCCGAATGGCAATGTCAGACCTTGTGTTATGATTGATGAAGAAATGATTAATTTTGGCAACATCAGAGATGAAAGAATAGAAGATATAGTGAAGAAGGAAATAGTAAAGAAATTGCGTAATATCGAAATGCCTACGGAGAAATCATGTGATTCATGTACAAGGGTAAGTTACTGTAAAGGGTGTATCCATCGAGCAATGGGAGCTAACATGGAGAGATTAGATAAGGGAGAAAATCAGTGCGCTTGGGCAGAGAAGAACAATGTTTTAGATTATATTAAAAATATCCATACGAATTCATGTGCTAATAAATCTTGTGGGTTATAA
- a CDS encoding resolvase, translating to MHTDYMFPMTAENIANFIGKNAYTADKIIMTDMCDRLICESIYGGFIMTCPNQKLCRDIISHLLPIQQGEKEPKDFPIATREEMEALWHSEEDAVMQAEFRML from the coding sequence ATGCACACTGATTATATGTTTCCAATGACTGCAGAGAACATTGCAAACTTTATCGGAAAGAATGCTTATACTGCAGATAAGATTATTATGACAGATATGTGTGACAGGCTGATTTGTGAATCTATATATGGTGGGTTTATAATGACCTGTCCGAATCAGAAACTGTGCAGAGATATTATTTCTCATTTATTGCCTATACAGCAGGGAGAGAAAGAACCAAAGGACTTCCCCATTGCAACCAGAGAAGAAATGGAGGCATTATGGCATTCAGAAGAAGATGCAGTAATGCAGGCTGAGTTTCGGATGTTGTAA
- a CDS encoding ABC transporter ATP-binding protein, with protein sequence MGKWKSLLKLCPFLKNYRLILLFGILGVTFSSLISSPIPYLTGNLLDEALLGNKSYVNLYIYSGIIFALYLLDYVVSLASKKLFVKINNSVVNNMRYSVMDKVMDLPMSYLSSTEKGYVQERISECSSIGSIFSPTVVNMFLSIISALFATITMFVINYKLAIMVVTLAPFFFISAKVSTKQFTKNTRDMMESNAVLNAECFEIMNGIEDIKVLNGKKQHISKFNAKITELVYRSVKQNKSMILVVENIRLINNVGILLILLISGLLIINGQFTVGLYTSFSLYSAKVFACTQSIAMFGTSIKPACLSIERLYELLDMKDENYEKSSSLDSITSIEFNQVGFRYKNNLPDVFSKINFKLVKGDKVLLKGENGSGKTTLVKLLLGLYQPTSGVILLNDQDSTKINPKSLRERVGVVSQNIFLFRGTVLSNILYGHEDKSLQDIQNLIESLGLQDYINRLSKGLDTEINQNTSGVSGGQAQIIAFLRALLSKKDIIILDEPISNVDIETSNLIIGILKEKEFDGILIIISHQTNGMEFLNKIIEIKNIEGIPELSL encoded by the coding sequence GTGGGAAAATGGAAAAGTCTATTAAAACTTTGTCCGTTTTTAAAAAATTATCGGTTGATTCTTTTATTCGGAATTCTTGGGGTTACATTTAGTTCTTTAATTTCATCTCCGATACCATATTTGACAGGTAATTTACTTGACGAGGCTTTATTGGGAAATAAGAGTTATGTTAATTTATATATATACTCTGGTATTATATTTGCACTTTATTTGTTAGATTATGTTGTGTCATTAGCTTCAAAAAAACTTTTCGTTAAAATAAATAATTCTGTTGTTAATAATATGCGGTACTCAGTAATGGATAAGGTTATGGATTTACCTATGAGCTATCTCTCAAGTACAGAGAAAGGTTATGTTCAAGAAAGAATTTCTGAATGCTCTTCAATTGGTAGCATCTTTTCCCCTACAGTTGTCAATATGTTTCTAAGCATTATAAGTGCATTGTTTGCAACCATCACTATGTTTGTCATAAATTATAAACTTGCGATTATGGTTGTTACTCTAGCACCATTTTTTTTCATTTCTGCAAAGGTTTCTACAAAACAATTTACAAAAAACACTAGAGATATGATGGAGTCTAATGCGGTTTTGAATGCTGAGTGTTTTGAAATAATGAACGGTATTGAGGATATAAAAGTATTGAATGGAAAGAAGCAACATATTTCTAAATTCAATGCTAAAATTACCGAGCTGGTTTATAGAAGTGTAAAACAAAATAAGTCAATGATTCTAGTAGTTGAAAATATTAGACTGATTAATAATGTAGGAATTCTTTTGATTCTGTTGATTTCTGGTCTATTGATAATAAATGGGCAGTTTACAGTAGGACTTTATACCTCGTTTTCTCTATATAGTGCCAAAGTATTTGCATGTACACAGAGTATTGCAATGTTTGGCACAAGTATAAAGCCAGCTTGCCTTAGTATTGAACGACTATATGAACTTTTAGATATGAAGGATGAGAATTATGAAAAAAGTAGCAGCCTAGATTCTATTACATCTATTGAATTTAATCAGGTAGGTTTCCGTTATAAAAATAACTTGCCAGATGTGTTTAGCAAAATTAATTTTAAATTAGTTAAAGGTGACAAAGTATTATTGAAAGGTGAGAATGGTTCTGGTAAAACAACTCTGGTTAAGCTATTACTTGGACTATATCAGCCAACATCAGGAGTTATACTTTTAAATGATCAAGATTCAACAAAGATAAACCCTAAAAGCTTGAGAGAGAGAGTTGGGGTCGTTTCGCAAAATATTTTTTTATTCCGAGGGACAGTTCTCAGTAATATTTTATATGGACATGAAGATAAAAGTTTACAGGATATACAAAATCTAATTGAAAGCTTAGGATTACAGGACTATATCAATAGACTGTCTAAAGGACTTGATACAGAAATTAATCAAAACACTTCAGGTGTATCCGGAGGACAAGCTCAGATCATTGCTTTTCTTCGTGCGCTCCTTTCAAAAAAGGATATTATTATTCTTGATGAACCGATATCAAATGTTGATATCGAAACTAGTAATCTTATCATTGGGATTTTAAAAGAGAAAGAATTTGATGGTATTTTAATTATAATCTCACATCAAACCAATGGAATGGAATTCCTAAATAAAATCATTGAGATAAAAAATATTGAGGGTATCCCAGAATTAAGTTTGTAA
- a CDS encoding recombinase family protein, with product MKSMAVTKKTVAIIPPQIKYDRHVRVEQKKLRVAAYCRVSTLLEQQEGSYEAQVEYYTEKINSNPNWKCAGIFADDGKSATQTKKRDDFNAMIEACMAGKVDLLLTKSVSRFARNTVDALQYIRKLKEKNIPVIFEKEGVNTMESGGELLITILSSQAQEESRNISENTRWGLTRRFENGIISVNHTKFLGYTKDKDGNLVIVPEEAVIVKRIFREYLEGKSIIQIAKGLEADRIKTVTGLEYWHPGTIDKMLSNEKFCGDACMQKTYTIDFLTKKKVKNDGYAPQYYIEDNHEAIIPKELFHQVQVEKARRASLNKAAVTRKANKVKKEKSKYSSKYVLTELLVCAECGHAYRRQTWSKYGQKTAVWRCEDRLKSGTSSKCKNSPTLKEEQLHDAIMKAINKVVENNGDFIGTFRENVIRVIGNYSTQGIATEYDDQIEELQKQMLKLIEDNAKQGAVSDDFDNAYKHISEQINELKKAKIQHVQAQKKAENYQQRVEALDKAITTVNPQVRDFDQELVKRLISSIKVSKGMKIEIQFHSGIVMTEEVECYED from the coding sequence ATGAAAAGCATGGCAGTGACGAAAAAGACAGTAGCAATAATACCGCCTCAAATAAAATACGACAGGCATGTAAGAGTAGAGCAGAAAAAGCTTAGGGTAGCAGCCTACTGCAGAGTCAGTACCCTGCTTGAACAGCAGGAAGGCAGCTATGAAGCACAGGTGGAATATTATACAGAAAAAATAAACAGCAATCCCAATTGGAAATGTGCCGGAATATTTGCCGATGATGGCAAGAGCGCAACCCAGACAAAAAAGCGTGATGATTTCAATGCAATGATAGAAGCCTGCATGGCCGGAAAGGTAGATCTGTTACTGACAAAGTCAGTCAGCAGATTTGCCAGAAATACAGTAGATGCCCTTCAATACATCCGAAAGCTGAAAGAAAAGAATATCCCCGTAATATTCGAAAAAGAGGGAGTAAATACAATGGAAAGCGGCGGTGAGCTGCTTATCACAATCCTGAGCAGTCAAGCACAGGAGGAAAGCAGGAACATTAGTGAAAACACGAGGTGGGGATTAACAAGACGGTTTGAAAACGGAATCATATCCGTCAATCATACAAAATTTTTAGGGTATACCAAAGACAAAGATGGAAACCTTGTAATAGTTCCAGAAGAAGCCGTTATAGTGAAACGAATTTTCAGAGAATATCTTGAGGGCAAAAGCATAATCCAGATAGCCAAGGGACTAGAAGCAGACAGAATCAAAACAGTAACAGGACTGGAATACTGGCACCCTGGAACAATAGATAAAATGCTCTCCAATGAGAAATTTTGCGGAGATGCCTGTATGCAAAAAACCTACACCATAGACTTTCTTACAAAGAAAAAAGTAAAAAATGATGGGTATGCTCCGCAATACTATATAGAAGATAACCATGAGGCAATTATACCGAAGGAGTTATTCCATCAAGTACAGGTGGAGAAAGCAAGGAGGGCAAGCCTTAATAAAGCCGCAGTAACCAGAAAAGCAAACAAAGTGAAAAAAGAAAAAAGCAAATACAGCTCCAAATATGTACTGACCGAACTTCTGGTATGTGCAGAATGCGGTCATGCTTATCGCAGGCAGACTTGGTCAAAATACGGACAGAAAACAGCAGTATGGCGGTGCGAAGATAGGCTGAAAAGTGGAACAAGCTCCAAATGCAAAAACTCCCCAACCTTGAAGGAAGAGCAGCTCCATGATGCAATAATGAAAGCAATCAACAAAGTAGTAGAAAACAACGGAGACTTTATTGGAACATTTCGTGAGAATGTTATCCGGGTGATAGGAAACTATAGCACTCAAGGGATAGCAACCGAATATGATGACCAAATCGAGGAATTGCAAAAGCAGATGCTGAAGCTCATCGAAGATAACGCAAAACAAGGAGCTGTAAGCGATGATTTTGACAATGCCTATAAACACATATCAGAGCAGATAAACGAACTAAAAAAGGCAAAAATACAGCATGTACAAGCACAGAAAAAGGCAGAGAACTACCAACAGAGAGTGGAGGCACTGGACAAAGCCATAACCACGGTAAACCCACAAGTGCGAGACTTCGACCAAGAGCTTGTGAAAAGGCTGATTAGCTCAATTAAAGTCTCCAAAGGAATGAAAATAGAAATACAGTTTCACTCAGGGATTGTAATGACGGAGGAAGTAGAGTGCTATGAGGATTAA
- a CDS encoding B12-binding domain-containing radical SAM protein, with the protein MDIKNRFIQSSLYATPPLGLGYLASVLRQNGYEVSIIDMGPENLTFDDIIQTIKDENCPVVGISSFIASHVNGMKLAKEIKESLPEITVVVGGPQASFIARDVIMQGYVDIVCRFESEITFLELMDAIHQHKDLQNILGITYADHGNIIENSQRPLIDDLDSIPFPAWDLYKLDNYNKPGIVITGRGCPYQCIFCAANALSGTKYRRRTVNNIISEIKLLYFRYGIKEILFADDTFTADKQHCIDLCKNITSENLKISWIAQARANTVDEEIAMEMAKAGCTYVQIGAESGDDGVLKAIKKNITTEDIERAIKIFNKYGISVVCSFIIGYPYDTKETIEKTIEFAIKIHKMNSSLVKCKFSILTPLPGTFLYENRDSLNINILTDNWEEYTFSNSIMETKNLSSKDIQEFYSNAILRYLCCL; encoded by the coding sequence TTGGATATAAAAAATCGATTTATACAGTCTTCATTATATGCAACACCGCCTTTGGGCTTGGGATATTTAGCATCAGTACTCAGACAAAATGGGTATGAGGTATCCATAATAGATATGGGACCCGAGAATCTGACATTTGATGATATAATCCAGACAATAAAAGATGAAAACTGCCCTGTTGTAGGTATAAGCTCCTTTATAGCAAGCCATGTAAATGGTATGAAGTTGGCAAAGGAAATTAAAGAATCTTTACCAGAAATAACAGTAGTTGTCGGAGGACCACAGGCTTCTTTTATTGCAAGGGATGTAATAATGCAAGGGTATGTTGATATAGTATGTAGATTTGAAAGTGAAATAACATTTTTGGAATTGATGGATGCAATTCATCAGCATAAAGATTTACAGAATATATTGGGTATAACTTATGCTGACCACGGTAACATTATTGAAAATTCTCAAAGACCGCTTATTGATGATTTAGATTCAATACCTTTTCCGGCATGGGATTTGTACAAGTTAGACAACTATAATAAGCCGGGTATTGTTATAACTGGAAGAGGGTGTCCATATCAGTGTATATTTTGTGCGGCTAACGCACTTTCAGGTACCAAATACAGACGTAGGACAGTCAATAATATTATAAGTGAAATTAAATTACTCTATTTTAGGTATGGCATAAAAGAAATACTTTTTGCAGATGACACATTTACTGCTGACAAACAACATTGTATTGATTTATGTAAAAATATAACGTCAGAAAATTTGAAAATTTCTTGGATCGCTCAGGCAAGAGCAAATACAGTAGATGAAGAAATAGCAATGGAAATGGCAAAAGCAGGTTGTACATATGTTCAGATAGGTGCAGAGTCTGGAGATGATGGTGTACTAAAAGCCATAAAGAAAAATATAACAACTGAGGATATTGAAAGGGCTATAAAAATATTCAATAAGTATGGTATCTCTGTTGTTTGTTCATTTATTATTGGATATCCTTATGATACAAAAGAAACTATTGAAAAAACGATAGAGTTTGCGATTAAAATCCATAAAATGAATTCAAGTCTTGTAAAGTGTAAATTTTCAATACTTACACCACTTCCAGGTACTTTTTTATATGAAAACAGAGATTCTTTGAATATCAATATTTTAACTGATAATTGGGAGGAGTACACCTTCTCCAATTCAATTATGGAAACAAAAAATCTTAGTTCAAAGGATATACAGGAGTTTTATTCAAATGCAATATTAAGATATTTATGCTGTCTATAA
- a CDS encoding ATP-binding protein, with protein sequence MRGEILLKIKTVKLKNFRSYKDEVSIDFCDLTAFVGKNDIGKSSILEALDIFFNEGKGVVKIDKDDINKQAVSEGDSEICITVCFEELPTNIIIDATNETTLHDEYLVNSSNQLEIIKKYPNAGKEKVYVRAYHPTNPQCKDLLQKTDTELRTIIDQQQIQCLDRNRKAVMRAAIWNHHNQDLQLAEIELDVTKGDTKSIWEKLQSYLPVYTLFQSDRKNSDGDSEVQDPLKEAVKQILNNDVLRQTLSEIACEVETKLKEVSDRTLEKLREMNPDVANSLNPVIPSVESLKWGDVFKNVSISGDEGIPINKRGSGVKRLILLNFFRAEAERRKEDRNSTSIIYAIEEPETSQHTEHQKALIRAFLTLAESPNTQVIITTHSASLVKELNFENLRLISANCGSKTVETVLPGQLPYPSLNEVNFLAFSEVTEEYHNELYGFIEAEGQLEAYKAGKPTMRYIKILRNGSTKEEQIILTEYIRHQIHHPENKHNPRYTFEQLRDSICLMREFIQTLQCSIG encoded by the coding sequence ATGAGAGGAGAGATTTTATTGAAGATTAAAACAGTTAAACTAAAAAATTTTAGAAGTTACAAAGATGAAGTGTCTATAGATTTCTGTGACTTAACTGCTTTTGTAGGAAAGAATGATATTGGGAAATCAAGTATTTTAGAAGCACTGGATATTTTTTTTAATGAAGGCAAAGGGGTTGTCAAGATAGATAAAGATGATATTAATAAACAAGCCGTTTCAGAAGGTGATTCCGAAATATGCATTACTGTTTGTTTTGAAGAGCTTCCGACTAATATCATTATTGACGCTACCAATGAAACAACACTACATGATGAGTATTTAGTTAATTCAAGCAATCAGCTTGAGATTATTAAAAAATACCCCAATGCTGGTAAGGAAAAGGTATATGTAAGGGCATATCACCCGACCAATCCACAATGTAAAGATTTACTTCAAAAAACTGATACAGAGCTTAGGACAATCATTGATCAGCAGCAAATACAGTGCCTTGATAGAAACAGAAAAGCTGTTATGCGAGCAGCCATTTGGAATCATCACAATCAAGATTTGCAATTAGCTGAAATAGAACTTGATGTTACAAAAGGCGATACAAAATCCATTTGGGAGAAACTTCAAAGCTATTTGCCAGTTTACACTTTGTTTCAGTCAGATAGGAAAAATAGCGATGGTGATAGCGAGGTACAGGATCCACTTAAGGAAGCAGTTAAGCAAATCTTGAACAACGACGTGTTAAGACAAACACTCAGTGAAATTGCTTGTGAAGTAGAAACTAAGCTTAAAGAAGTGTCTGACAGAACGCTTGAAAAGTTACGAGAGATGAACCCTGATGTAGCTAATAGTTTGAACCCTGTAATCCCATCTGTTGAAAGCCTTAAGTGGGGAGATGTCTTTAAAAACGTTTCTATTTCAGGTGATGAGGGGATTCCAATTAATAAAAGGGGAAGTGGTGTCAAACGGCTAATTCTTCTAAATTTCTTCAGAGCGGAAGCAGAACGGAGAAAAGAAGATAGAAATAGTACAAGCATTATTTATGCGATTGAGGAACCAGAGACATCACAACACACTGAACACCAAAAAGCATTGATCAGAGCTTTCTTAACGCTTGCAGAATCTCCTAACACACAAGTAATTATAACGACCCATAGTGCAAGCTTAGTAAAGGAACTAAATTTTGAGAACCTACGCTTAATCTCAGCTAATTGCGGATCGAAAACAGTTGAAACTGTTTTACCAGGTCAATTACCTTATCCCTCCCTAAATGAAGTAAATTTTCTGGCATTTTCTGAAGTTACGGAAGAATATCATAATGAGCTTTATGGCTTTATTGAGGCCGAAGGGCAACTAGAAGCCTATAAAGCAGGAAAACCTACAATGAGGTATATAAAGATTCTCCGAAACGGTAGTACAAAAGAAGAGCAGATAATTCTGACCGAATATATTAGACACCAGATCCATCACCCTGAAAATAAACATAATCCTCGATATACCTTTGAACAGCTAAGAGATTCTATATGCCTTATGAGAGAATTTATTCAAACATTGCAATGCAGTATAGGTTAG
- a CDS encoding S8 family peptidase, whose amino-acid sequence MINDFSSWPYDYLNVKEAWMKVNKNNLKNLKMAYIDTGYDSEKALSKGANVEIVNLCDNDICMDSLGHGTAFANIFIKYAYLDDTVGPKIISIKSSNNAQVLVSKVEEGISRALEMNVDILAINLCNTCFNSRIAHQLYKAAKSGIITVVPSGNLITNEYTFPASLNTVIACTSVEPSGNISDFANINEYIDVGCPEENLFKNISGIDYNQMQQLLNKMNNNDSSKAKKESAFFNGNFFGTSFSTPILTALITLMKSVNPKLNIFMVKNILKSLSNEETILSDGKSMKIKKVNFLEAIDSAINFHSSVSDYYDEQYFFQVTYKKDSEEYVVIAEVYNLEGKKVDIINKEFELIVFPYNRQNTKEGVNIVKKLNILSKDGIIKWNFNHLQQGKYFLRIKDKDNIILESLSVIKK is encoded by the coding sequence ATGATTAATGATTTTAGTTCTTGGCCATATGATTATTTGAATGTAAAAGAAGCATGGATGAAAGTAAATAAAAATAATCTTAAAAACTTAAAAATGGCATATATTGATACAGGTTATGATAGTGAAAAAGCACTAAGCAAAGGTGCAAATGTTGAAATTGTTAATTTATGCGATAATGATATATGTATGGATTCTTTAGGGCATGGAACAGCTTTCGCAAATATCTTTATAAAATATGCATATCTAGACGATACTGTGGGTCCTAAAATTATTTCAATCAAGTCAAGCAATAATGCGCAAGTACTTGTAAGTAAAGTAGAAGAGGGAATCTCCAGAGCTTTGGAAATGAATGTTGATATACTGGCAATTAATTTGTGCAATACATGTTTTAATTCACGGATCGCTCATCAACTATATAAAGCAGCAAAATCCGGAATTATAACTGTAGTTCCTTCTGGAAACTTGATAACAAATGAATACACTTTTCCGGCCTCATTAAATACAGTAATTGCATGCACTTCTGTAGAACCTAGCGGTAATATTTCAGATTTTGCCAATATTAATGAATATATTGATGTCGGCTGTCCAGAAGAAAATTTATTTAAAAATATCTCTGGAATAGACTATAATCAAATGCAGCAATTATTAAATAAGATGAATAATAATGATTCAAGTAAAGCAAAAAAGGAAAGCGCCTTTTTCAATGGTAATTTTTTTGGAACTTCATTCTCGACACCCATTTTAACAGCTTTAATAACTTTAATGAAGTCTGTTAATCCAAAATTGAATATATTCATGGTAAAAAATATTCTGAAGAGTTTATCAAATGAAGAAACAATATTATCTGATGGAAAATCGATGAAGATTAAAAAAGTTAATTTTTTAGAAGCTATTGATTCAGCTATAAACTTCCATTCAAGTGTTTCTGATTATTATGATGAGCAGTATTTTTTTCAAGTAACATATAAAAAGGATTCAGAAGAGTATGTTGTTATTGCTGAAGTGTATAATCTTGAGGGAAAAAAAGTGGATATAATAAATAAGGAGTTTGAACTGATTGTTTTTCCATATAACAGGCAGAATACCAAAGAAGGTGTCAATATTGTTAAGAAGTTAAATATATTATCTAAAGATGGAATAATTAAATGGAATTTTAATCACTTACAACAAGGAAAATATTTTTTGAGAATAAAAGACAAAGACAATATTATATTAGAATCACTGAGTGTTATTAAAAAGTAA